A window of the Halobacterium hubeiense genome harbors these coding sequences:
- a CDS encoding cation:proton antiporter yields MAGLTLLDVGLVLVALAAAGLLARRVGQSVIPAYLVVGMLVGPHAPALWGFQPTLVGDPETVALFADLGVVLLLFFVGLELSLDALFEKGRQVLAGGAIDVGVSLPLGFAVGVLLGFDWVASFVLAGVLFNSSTVIVAKLLLELDWIANPESEAILAIVVVEDVATAGYLAVLSAVLLGATDLGALATDVAVVVALVAAGAVVALRGTSVVERLLDVESGELFVLLALGVAATVAGLGERSGVGAAVAAFLVGAAVGRTTLTDRVEGLLSPSRDLFAALFFAAVGLSTDPALITEEAWAVAVAVAITIPGQYVSGYYAGRQFGLEPRRAFRVGSALAPRGEFALVIAALAASVGTTPVLTERVPAFTVGYVLATSVLGTLAMRHSDRLWAALPWADAR; encoded by the coding sequence GTGGCGGGACTGACACTGCTGGACGTGGGGCTGGTGCTGGTGGCGCTGGCGGCCGCCGGCTTGCTCGCGCGCCGGGTCGGCCAGTCGGTCATCCCCGCGTACCTCGTCGTCGGGATGCTCGTCGGGCCGCACGCGCCCGCGCTGTGGGGGTTCCAGCCGACGCTCGTCGGCGACCCCGAGACCGTCGCGCTGTTCGCGGACCTCGGCGTAGTCTTGTTGTTGTTCTTCGTCGGCCTCGAACTGAGTCTGGACGCGCTCTTCGAGAAGGGCCGGCAGGTGCTGGCGGGCGGCGCCATCGACGTCGGCGTGAGCCTCCCGCTGGGGTTCGCCGTGGGCGTCCTGCTGGGCTTCGACTGGGTGGCGTCGTTCGTGCTCGCGGGCGTGCTGTTCAACTCCTCGACGGTCATCGTCGCGAAGCTCCTGCTGGAGCTGGACTGGATTGCCAACCCGGAAAGCGAGGCGATTCTCGCAATCGTGGTCGTCGAGGACGTGGCGACCGCGGGCTACCTCGCGGTGCTGTCGGCGGTCCTGCTCGGCGCCACCGACCTCGGCGCGCTCGCGACCGACGTGGCCGTCGTGGTCGCGCTCGTCGCCGCGGGCGCAGTAGTCGCGCTCCGCGGAACCAGCGTCGTCGAACGCCTCCTCGACGTCGAGTCCGGCGAGCTGTTCGTGTTGCTCGCGCTCGGCGTCGCCGCGACCGTCGCCGGCCTCGGGGAGCGCTCGGGCGTCGGCGCCGCCGTCGCCGCGTTCCTCGTCGGCGCCGCGGTCGGGCGCACCACGCTCACCGACCGCGTCGAGGGCCTGCTGTCGCCGTCCCGCGACCTGTTCGCGGCGCTGTTCTTCGCCGCCGTCGGGCTCTCCACGGACCCCGCGCTCATCACCGAGGAGGCGTGGGCGGTCGCCGTCGCGGTCGCCATCACGATTCCCGGCCAGTACGTCTCCGGCTACTACGCCGGCCGCCAGTTCGGCCTCGAACCGCGGCGCGCGTTCCGCGTCGGGTCCGCGCTCGCGCCCCGCGGGGAGTTCGCGCTCGTCATCGCCGCGCTCGCCGCCAGCGTCGGCACCACGCCCGTCCTCACGGAGCGCGTGCCCGCGTTCACCGTCGGCTACGTGCTCGCGACGAGCGTCCTCGGCACGCTCGCGATGCGGCACAGCGACCGGCTGTGGGCGGCGCTGCCGTGGGCCGACGCGCGCTGA
- the surE gene encoding 5'/3'-nucleotidase SurE — protein MTESLSVLLTNDDGIDAPGIRALRDRLADDHDVTVVAPAAEQSGTGQTRTFETLDYEEREDGYAVHGTPADCVAVAVAALDFTPDVVVSGCNDGPNLGAHILARSGTVGAAMEASFLGLPAIAASMYDWEFDPAGDWEPTYDQFHTAADTVTDLLPEFVAGDVLPTADYLSVNAPATEYADDPVKRVTRPTEEYELQATVTENGVDVEDRFWHQFLDRDVPDPEGTDRHACVDNEISVTPLTVPHSVADGATPGGLL, from the coding sequence ATGACCGAGTCGCTGTCCGTCCTGCTCACCAACGACGACGGCATCGACGCCCCCGGCATCCGCGCGCTCCGCGACCGGCTCGCCGACGACCACGACGTCACCGTCGTCGCGCCCGCCGCCGAACAGTCCGGCACGGGACAGACCCGGACGTTCGAGACGCTTGACTACGAGGAACGCGAGGACGGCTACGCCGTCCACGGCACGCCCGCCGACTGCGTCGCCGTCGCCGTCGCCGCCCTCGACTTCACCCCGGACGTCGTCGTCTCCGGCTGCAACGACGGCCCGAACCTCGGCGCGCACATCCTCGCACGCTCGGGCACCGTCGGCGCCGCGATGGAAGCTTCGTTCCTCGGCCTCCCCGCAATCGCCGCCTCCATGTACGACTGGGAGTTCGACCCCGCCGGCGACTGGGAGCCCACGTACGACCAGTTCCACACCGCCGCCGACACCGTCACCGACCTCCTCCCGGAGTTCGTCGCCGGCGACGTCCTCCCCACCGCCGACTACCTCTCCGTCAACGCCCCCGCCACCGAGTACGCCGACGACCCCGTCAAGCGCGTCACCCGCCCCACCGAGGAGTACGAGCTACAGGCGACGGTCACGGAGAACGGCGTGGACGTCGAAGACCGCTTCTGGCACCAGTTCCTCGACCGCGACGTCCCCGACCCCGAAGGCACGGACCGCCACGCCTGCGTCGACAACGAAATCAGCGTCACCCCCCTGACCGTCCCCCACTCCGTCGCCGACGGCGCCACGCCCGGCGGCCTCCTGTAG
- a CDS encoding DUF4013 domain-containing protein has product MRDALAYPLAGDAEDRYLGGWILHLLHALVVPALPLAVVAGHLAGVTRAAATGSEPPSFRGWRTVAADTGRTVAVLAAYAVPSAATLYLGAFVLPSGTNVSAVPIALLAGGLLGILLPLAYAAPASVAHAAVARSLRAGFDPSAVGRTLRDARYFTRWAGGVAALAVGAALAAWLGEYLVGYLLAFYCEVLAAACFGWGASTTVEAAGE; this is encoded by the coding sequence ATGCGGGACGCGCTGGCGTACCCGCTCGCGGGGGACGCCGAGGACCGCTACCTCGGCGGGTGGATTCTCCACTTGCTGCACGCGCTCGTCGTGCCGGCGCTCCCGCTGGCCGTCGTCGCCGGCCACCTCGCGGGCGTGACCCGGGCGGCCGCGACCGGCTCGGAGCCGCCGTCGTTCCGCGGCTGGCGGACGGTCGCCGCAGACACCGGCCGGACGGTCGCCGTGCTCGCGGCGTACGCGGTGCCGTCGGCGGCGACGCTGTACCTCGGCGCGTTCGTGTTGCCGTCGGGGACGAACGTCTCCGCGGTGCCGATTGCGCTGCTGGCGGGCGGCCTGCTCGGCATCCTCCTGCCGCTGGCGTACGCCGCACCCGCGAGCGTCGCGCACGCCGCCGTCGCGCGGTCGCTGCGCGCCGGCTTCGACCCGAGCGCGGTCGGGCGCACGCTCCGGGACGCCCGGTACTTCACGCGGTGGGCGGGCGGCGTCGCGGCGCTGGCGGTCGGCGCCGCGCTCGCGGCGTGGCTGGGCGAGTATCTGGTCGGCTACCTGCTGGCGTTCTACTGCGAGGTGCTGGCCGCGGCATGCTTCGGGTGGGGGGCGAGCACGACGGTGGAGGCGGCCGGAGAGTAG
- the rqcH gene encoding ribosome rescue protein RqcH encodes MDQKRELTSVDLVALTAELNGYQGAKVDKAYLYGDDLLRLKMRDFDRGRVELLIEVGDTKRAHVAAPEHVPAAPGRPPNFAKMLRNRLSGADFHEVRQHGFDRILEFEFRREDKDTTIVAELFGDGNIAVVDQNGEVVDSLDTVRLQSRTVAPGSQYGFPSSRVNPLELDYEGFAAKMRESDTDLVRTLATQLNFGGLYGEELCTLAGVEKTKDIDDATEEEFRALYEASERLLDAIRAGDLDPRVYFEPEEGEDEDGKAARGQRVDVTPLDLEERADLPSEAYDRFNDALDDYFTNLDTTEEEESGEAVSKPDFEQEIQKHEHIIKQQEQAIEDFEQQAEAEREKAELLYANYDLVDDILSTVQDARDAGHGWQEIAETFEEAAGDVPGADAFAGIDESEGTVRVQLDDHTIEVDPAWGVEKNADEHYQEAKRIEEKKEGARAAIENTREDLEAAKQRREEWEAEPDEPDEDEEEDVDWLSRASIPIRKQEQWYERFRWFRTSDGFLVIGGRNADQNEELVKNYMDRYDRFFHAQAHGGPVTVLKTSAPSEPSKDIEVPEASKREAAQFAVCCSSVWKDGRGSGDAYMVSPDQVSKTPESGEYLEKGGFAIRGDRTYFRDLPAEWAVGISCEPHTRVLGGPIDAVVDDVETAIELEPGRYAQGDAAKRIYREFRERFADESFVRKVASPDEIQKYMPPGGSRIRD; translated from the coding sequence ATGGACCAGAAGCGGGAGCTGACGAGCGTCGACCTCGTCGCCCTCACTGCGGAGCTCAACGGCTATCAGGGGGCGAAAGTCGACAAGGCCTACCTCTACGGCGACGACCTCCTGCGGCTGAAGATGCGGGACTTCGACCGCGGCCGCGTGGAACTGCTCATCGAGGTCGGGGACACCAAGCGCGCGCACGTCGCGGCGCCCGAGCACGTGCCGGCGGCGCCGGGCCGCCCGCCGAACTTCGCGAAGATGCTCCGGAACCGCCTCTCTGGAGCGGACTTCCACGAGGTGCGCCAGCACGGCTTCGACCGGATTCTGGAGTTCGAGTTCCGCCGCGAGGACAAGGACACGACCATCGTCGCGGAGCTGTTCGGGGACGGCAACATCGCGGTCGTCGACCAGAACGGCGAGGTCGTGGACTCGCTGGACACCGTCCGCCTGCAGTCGCGGACGGTCGCCCCGGGCTCCCAGTACGGGTTCCCGAGTTCGCGCGTCAACCCCCTCGAACTGGACTACGAGGGGTTCGCGGCGAAGATGCGCGAGTCGGACACGGACCTCGTGCGGACGCTCGCCACGCAGTTGAACTTCGGCGGGCTGTACGGGGAGGAACTCTGCACGCTGGCGGGCGTCGAGAAGACCAAGGACATCGACGACGCCACCGAGGAGGAGTTCCGCGCGCTCTACGAGGCCAGCGAGCGCCTGCTGGACGCGATTCGGGCCGGCGACCTCGACCCCCGCGTCTACTTCGAGCCCGAGGAGGGCGAAGACGAGGACGGGAAGGCCGCACGCGGCCAGCGCGTGGACGTGACGCCGCTGGACCTCGAAGAGCGCGCCGACCTCCCCTCCGAGGCCTACGACCGCTTCAACGACGCCTTAGACGACTACTTTACGAACCTCGACACGACCGAGGAGGAGGAGAGCGGCGAGGCGGTCTCGAAGCCGGACTTCGAGCAGGAGATTCAGAAGCACGAGCACATCATCAAACAGCAGGAGCAGGCCATCGAGGACTTCGAGCAGCAGGCCGAGGCCGAGCGCGAGAAGGCCGAACTGCTGTACGCGAACTACGACCTCGTGGACGACATCCTCTCGACGGTGCAGGACGCCCGCGACGCGGGCCACGGCTGGCAGGAAATCGCAGAGACGTTCGAGGAGGCGGCGGGTGACGTGCCCGGCGCGGACGCGTTCGCGGGCATCGACGAGTCCGAGGGCACCGTCCGCGTGCAGTTGGACGACCACACCATCGAAGTGGACCCCGCGTGGGGCGTCGAGAAGAACGCCGACGAGCACTACCAGGAGGCCAAGCGCATCGAGGAGAAGAAGGAGGGCGCACGCGCGGCAATCGAGAACACCCGTGAGGACCTCGAAGCCGCCAAACAGCGCCGCGAGGAGTGGGAGGCCGAGCCCGACGAGCCCGACGAAGACGAGGAGGAGGATGTCGATTGGCTCTCCCGCGCCTCGATTCCGATTCGCAAGCAGGAGCAGTGGTACGAGCGGTTCCGCTGGTTCCGGACCTCCGACGGCTTCCTCGTCATCGGCGGCCGGAACGCCGACCAGAACGAGGAGCTCGTGAAGAACTACATGGACCGCTACGACCGCTTCTTCCACGCGCAGGCCCACGGCGGCCCCGTCACCGTGTTGAAGACCTCCGCGCCCAGCGAGCCCTCCAAGGACATCGAGGTGCCCGAGGCGAGCAAGCGGGAGGCCGCCCAGTTCGCGGTCTGCTGTTCCTCGGTCTGGAAGGACGGCCGCGGCTCCGGTGACGCCTACATGGTGTCGCCCGACCAGGTGTCGAAGACGCCCGAGAGCGGCGAGTACCTGGAGAAGGGCGGGTTCGCGATTCGCGGCGACCGCACGTACTTCCGGGACCTGCCCGCGGAGTGGGCGGTCGGTATCAGTTGTGAGCCGCACACGCGCGTGCTCGGCGGCCCCATCGACGCCGTCGTCGACGACGTGGAGACGGCCATCGAGCTGGAGCCGGGGCGGTACGCGCAGGGTGACGCCGCCAAGCGCATCTACCGGGAGTTCCGCGAGCGCTTCGCCGACGAGTCGTTCGTGCGGAAGGTCGCCAGCCCGGACGAGATTCAGAAGTACATGCCGCCGGGCGGCAGCCGCATCCGGGACTGA
- a CDS encoding mRNA surveillance protein pelota → MQLKERRQVEGGGERITLVPESLDDLWHLAYVLEPGDLVAGDTHRRIQRNDDQMRDTGGEREHMHVTIDVEDVEFHKFSNRLRVSGTIADCSREDQLGLHHTLNVEEREEIEVEKHWKPDQLERLNEAVEATDQPDVAIATVEEGEAYIHVVQQYGIDEYGSFTGTTGKGEYARSREELFEDVASALSHLDADAIILAGPGFTKQDALDYIQEEYRSLADKITTVDTSAVGGRGVHEVLKRGAVEDVQEETRIAEESELIDELTDQIATDGKAAYGIEEVEKAVEFGAVETLLILDERLRKERAGEGDWGVDVNDLVTQVEQQGGDVTVFSHEFAPGEQLRNLGGVAAVLRYRME, encoded by the coding sequence ATGCAACTGAAGGAGCGCCGGCAGGTCGAGGGCGGCGGCGAGCGCATCACGCTCGTCCCCGAGAGCCTCGACGACCTCTGGCACCTGGCGTACGTGCTGGAGCCCGGGGACCTCGTGGCGGGGGACACCCACCGCCGCATCCAGCGCAACGACGACCAGATGCGGGACACCGGCGGCGAGCGCGAGCACATGCACGTCACTATCGACGTCGAGGACGTGGAGTTCCACAAGTTCTCGAACCGCCTGCGGGTGTCGGGCACCATCGCGGACTGCTCGCGGGAGGACCAACTCGGCCTCCACCACACGCTGAACGTGGAGGAGCGCGAGGAGATAGAGGTCGAGAAGCACTGGAAGCCCGACCAGCTCGAACGCCTCAACGAGGCCGTCGAAGCCACGGACCAGCCCGACGTGGCAATTGCCACGGTCGAGGAGGGCGAGGCGTACATCCACGTCGTCCAGCAGTACGGCATCGACGAGTACGGGTCGTTCACGGGGACGACGGGGAAAGGCGAGTACGCGCGCTCCCGCGAGGAGCTGTTCGAGGACGTGGCGAGCGCGCTCTCGCACCTCGACGCGGACGCAATCATCCTCGCCGGCCCGGGGTTCACGAAGCAGGACGCCCTCGACTACATCCAGGAGGAGTACCGGAGCCTCGCAGACAAGATTACGACCGTGGACACGAGCGCGGTGGGCGGCCGCGGCGTCCACGAGGTCCTGAAGCGCGGCGCCGTCGAGGACGTCCAGGAGGAGACGCGCATCGCCGAGGAGTCCGAACTCATCGACGAGCTCACCGACCAGATAGCCACCGACGGGAAGGCCGCCTACGGCATCGAGGAGGTCGAGAAGGCCGTGGAGTTCGGCGCGGTCGAGACCCTACTGATTCTGGACGAGCGCCTGCGCAAGGAGCGCGCCGGCGAGGGCGACTGGGGCGTCGACGTCAACGACCTCGTGACGCAGGTCGAACAGCAGGGCGGCGACGTCACCGTGTTCAGCCACGAGTTCGCGCCCGGCGAACAGCTCCGGAACCTAGGCGGCGTCGCGGCCGTCCTGCGGTACCGGATGGAATAG
- a CDS encoding globin-coupled sensor protein, producing MATDKSPRVTEDVRGGVDGDALADRIGLDDEEIAWRKEFTDIDDADEAALARESELFERVAEDLVEDFYDHLQEFDRTLDIFGRSTKTVEQLKRTQTQYLLGLGRGEYDREYVEQRARIGKIHDLLDLGPEVYLGAYTRYYEGLLDALVEDVTADRGDDAAEAVEELVERFLPMLKLLTFDQQVAMDTYIDSYAQRLQSEVERRTELANAVAEDVEEPLAELADASRDVAERADEMQAFTDEQVDRTESVAREVSSVSASIEEVAATAADVRETSEDAAELAGRGEQAADDALDVMADIEAASDGVAEDVDQLRQRAGDVGEVTAVIDDIAEQTNLLALNASIEAARAGEAGDGFAVVADEVKDLAEESREQSTRVEELVEAMQSDTEAAVERLDEMNRQIEDGVGRVEEAMETLREITDAVEAAASGVQEVSEATDEQATSVEEVAEMVDDVDDRAAEVAAALDDIAAATERQRQTVDDVRESVSRLT from the coding sequence ATGGCTACTGATAAATCCCCGCGCGTAACCGAAGACGTTCGCGGCGGGGTTGACGGGGACGCGCTCGCGGACCGCATCGGACTGGACGACGAGGAAATCGCGTGGCGCAAGGAGTTCACGGACATCGACGACGCCGACGAGGCGGCGCTGGCGCGCGAGTCCGAGCTGTTCGAGCGCGTGGCCGAGGACCTCGTGGAGGACTTCTACGACCACCTCCAGGAGTTCGACCGCACGCTGGACATCTTCGGACGCTCGACGAAGACCGTCGAGCAGCTCAAGCGCACGCAGACGCAGTACCTGCTCGGGCTCGGGCGCGGCGAGTACGACCGAGAGTACGTCGAGCAGCGCGCCCGCATCGGGAAGATTCACGACCTCCTCGACCTCGGCCCCGAGGTGTACCTCGGCGCGTACACGCGCTACTACGAGGGACTGCTCGACGCGCTCGTCGAGGACGTGACCGCCGACCGCGGCGACGACGCCGCCGAGGCCGTCGAGGAGCTCGTCGAGCGGTTCCTGCCGATGCTGAAGCTGTTGACGTTCGACCAGCAGGTGGCGATGGACACGTACATCGACTCGTACGCCCAGCGCCTCCAGTCCGAAGTCGAGCGCCGCACCGAGCTCGCGAACGCGGTCGCGGAGGACGTCGAGGAGCCGCTGGCGGAGCTGGCGGACGCCTCCCGGGACGTCGCCGAGCGCGCCGACGAAATGCAGGCGTTCACCGACGAGCAGGTCGACCGCACGGAGAGCGTCGCCCGCGAGGTCTCCAGCGTCTCCGCGAGTATCGAGGAGGTGGCGGCGACCGCGGCGGACGTCCGCGAGACCAGCGAGGACGCCGCTGAGTTGGCGGGCCGCGGCGAGCAGGCGGCCGACGACGCGCTCGACGTGATGGCCGACATCGAGGCCGCCAGCGACGGCGTCGCCGAGGACGTCGACCAGCTCCGCCAGCGCGCCGGCGACGTCGGGGAGGTCACGGCGGTTATCGACGACATCGCCGAGCAGACGAACCTGCTGGCGCTGAACGCGTCTATCGAGGCCGCGCGCGCCGGTGAAGCCGGCGACGGGTTCGCCGTGGTCGCCGACGAAGTGAAAGACCTCGCCGAGGAGTCCCGAGAGCAGTCCACGCGCGTCGAGGAGCTGGTCGAGGCGATGCAGTCGGACACCGAGGCGGCGGTCGAGCGCCTCGACGAGATGAACCGCCAAATCGAGGACGGCGTCGGGCGCGTCGAGGAGGCGATGGAGACGCTGCGAGAAATCACGGACGCCGTCGAGGCGGCCGCCAGCGGCGTCCAGGAGGTCTCGGAGGCGACCGACGAGCAGGCGACCAGCGTCGAGGAGGTCGCGGAGATGGTCGACGACGTGGACGACCGCGCGGCGGAGGTCGCGGCGGCGCTGGACGACATCGCGGCCGCGACCGAGCGCCAGCGACAGACCGTCGACGACGTCCGGGAGTCGGTGTCGCGGCTGACCTGA
- a CDS encoding ZIP family metal transporter: MLETWFLRVAGNDPVMQALVAGVVIAGLNLLGALLVVVWRNPSQRSLDGALGFAAGVMLAASFTSLILPGIEFGGQNGLVEVIAGIALGVLLLDRADRWVPHAHVLITGRQRSDQTISEADLAPLLLFIVAITIHNMPEGLAVGVGFGSGNVAEGLSLMLAIGIQNIPEGLAVSVAAVNAGFDRTTYAALTGIRAGLVEIPLVLLGAWAVSVSGAILPYAMGFAAGGMLFVISDEIVPETHSRGNERVATLGLMLGVVVMLYLDVSLA; this comes from the coding sequence ATGCTAGAGACGTGGTTCCTCCGGGTCGCGGGCAACGACCCCGTGATGCAGGCGCTCGTGGCGGGGGTCGTCATCGCGGGGCTGAACCTCCTCGGGGCGCTGCTCGTCGTGGTGTGGCGGAATCCCTCGCAGCGCTCGCTGGACGGCGCACTCGGGTTCGCGGCGGGCGTGATGCTCGCCGCGAGTTTCACGAGCCTCATCCTGCCCGGCATCGAGTTCGGCGGTCAGAACGGCCTCGTGGAGGTCATCGCGGGCATCGCGCTGGGCGTCCTGCTGTTGGACCGCGCGGACCGCTGGGTCCCCCACGCCCACGTCCTCATCACGGGCCGCCAGCGCAGCGACCAGACCATCTCGGAGGCGGACTTGGCGCCGCTGTTGCTGTTCATCGTCGCCATCACCATCCACAACATGCCGGAGGGGCTGGCGGTCGGCGTCGGGTTCGGGAGCGGGAACGTCGCGGAGGGCCTGTCGCTGATGCTCGCCATCGGCATCCAGAACATCCCCGAGGGGCTGGCGGTCTCCGTGGCGGCGGTGAACGCCGGGTTCGACCGCACGACGTACGCCGCGCTCACGGGAATCCGCGCGGGACTCGTGGAGATTCCGCTGGTGTTGCTCGGCGCGTGGGCGGTGTCGGTGTCGGGCGCGATTCTGCCGTACGCGATGGGGTTCGCCGCCGGCGGGATGCTGTTCGTCATCAGCGACGAAATCGTCCCGGAGACGCACTCACGCGGGAACGAGCGCGTCGCCACGCTCGGCCTGATGCTCGGCGTCGTCGTCATGCTGTATCTGGACGTGAGCCTCGCGTAG
- a CDS encoding tRNA uridine(34) 5-carboxymethylaminomethyl modification radical SAM/GNAT enzyme Elp3: protein MSADADPAFEAACEELVERILDGDVGKDDVESAKLEVCSEYSASKVPKHSELLDFAPEDRRDDLEEVLQRKPVRTASGVTPVAIMTSPHMCPHGKCLYCPGGPASEFSSSQSYTGHEPAAARGVQNDYDPYGQVTLRLHQLREIGHPIDKVELILMGGTMTARSHDYQEWFVKRALEALNDFDPEQEPNPSETESFAQDPEEYDFSYLEDVIAENEHGDIRNIGTTFETKPDWCDPEQVNRMLDLGGTKVEVGVQTTYERINREMHRGHGVQASIDANRRLRDAAFKVGFHMMPGQPGMSKEMCLEDFRRLFEEEQWKPDYLKIYPTLVVRDTVTYDMWRNEEFEPLQNEEAAELVAEVMDMIPRYTRLQRVQRDIPADHIDAGVWKSNLRQLAWEKMDEHGYTCECIRCREAGMNDEEPENVELDVMTYDAAGGTEHFISFEDFEKDLLVGFARLRFPNDPVRDELEDAALLRELHVYGGEVGVGNDTEDGQHQHQGYGQRLMTRAEEMAADAGFEKLSVISGIGARQYYKQKLGYRQDGPYVSKQL from the coding sequence ATGAGCGCGGACGCCGACCCCGCATTCGAGGCCGCCTGCGAGGAGCTCGTCGAACGAATCCTCGACGGGGACGTCGGCAAGGACGACGTCGAGAGCGCGAAGCTCGAAGTGTGCTCCGAATACTCCGCATCGAAGGTGCCCAAGCACTCCGAGCTGCTGGACTTCGCGCCCGAGGACCGCCGCGACGACCTCGAAGAAGTCCTCCAGCGCAAACCCGTGCGGACCGCGTCGGGCGTGACGCCGGTCGCCATCATGACCAGCCCGCACATGTGTCCGCACGGCAAGTGCCTGTACTGTCCGGGCGGGCCCGCCAGCGAGTTCTCATCGAGCCAGTCGTACACGGGCCACGAGCCAGCGGCCGCGCGCGGCGTGCAGAACGACTACGACCCCTACGGGCAGGTGACGCTGCGGCTCCACCAGCTCCGGGAAATCGGTCACCCGATCGACAAGGTCGAACTCATCCTGATGGGTGGGACGATGACCGCGCGCAGCCACGACTACCAGGAGTGGTTCGTGAAGCGCGCGCTCGAAGCGCTGAACGACTTCGACCCCGAGCAGGAACCGAACCCCTCCGAGACGGAGTCGTTCGCCCAGGACCCCGAGGAGTATGACTTCTCCTACCTCGAGGACGTTATCGCGGAGAACGAGCACGGCGACATCCGGAACATCGGGACGACGTTCGAGACGAAGCCCGACTGGTGTGACCCCGAGCAGGTGAATCGGATGCTCGACCTCGGCGGCACCAAAGTCGAGGTCGGCGTGCAGACGACCTACGAGCGCATCAACCGCGAGATGCACCGCGGGCACGGCGTGCAGGCGTCCATCGACGCGAACCGGCGGCTGCGGGACGCCGCGTTCAAGGTCGGTTTCCACATGATGCCGGGCCAGCCGGGGATGAGCAAGGAGATGTGCCTGGAGGACTTCCGGCGGCTGTTCGAGGAGGAACAGTGGAAGCCGGACTACCTCAAGATCTACCCGACGCTGGTCGTCCGCGACACCGTCACGTACGACATGTGGCGCAACGAGGAGTTCGAGCCGCTGCAGAACGAGGAGGCCGCCGAACTCGTCGCGGAAGTCATGGACATGATTCCGCGGTACACGCGCCTCCAGCGCGTCCAGCGGGACATCCCCGCGGACCACATCGACGCGGGCGTCTGGAAGTCGAATCTGCGCCAGCTCGCGTGGGAGAAGATGGACGAGCACGGCTACACCTGCGAGTGCATCCGCTGCCGGGAGGCCGGGATGAACGACGAGGAGCCCGAGAACGTCGAACTCGACGTGATGACCTACGACGCCGCGGGCGGCACGGAGCACTTCATCAGCTTCGAGGACTTCGAGAAGGACCTCCTCGTGGGGTTCGCGCGCTTGCGCTTCCCGAACGACCCAGTACGAGACGAACTGGAGGACGCGGCGCTGCTGCGCGAACTCCACGTCTACGGCGGCGAGGTCGGTGTCGGCAACGACACCGAGGACGGCCAGCACCAGCACCAGGGCTACGGGCAGCGCCTGATGACGCGCGCCGAGGAGATGGCCGCCGACGCGGGCTTCGAGAAGCTCAGCGTCATCTCCGGCATCGGCGCACGCCAGTACTACAAGCAGAAGCTCGGCTACCGACAGGACGGCCCCTACGTCAGCAAGCAGCTGTAG